catgatAAGAGAGAGCCCTCACATGCCATCGCCGCAACTCCTGGAATGCGGACCATCacaatcaaatcaggagtactggccgttttgtcccatttctatggcctttcgaaggaatgtccgtaTGCTTTCCTGGAAGAATTCTGtagatactgtgatattcagcccgtgccagctGGATCCACGTCCGAAGATTACAAGCTtaaggctattcccttcgttttgaagggcgatgcgggtgtctggctgtcaaggctgccggaaggatccatcaggacgtGGGCTGAATTCCGCATGAGATTCTTGGATCGCTTCTTTCCAGCGTCTAAaacaagtgccctgaaaagggaaattacagaGGCGAGGCAAGAGTACGATGAAACCCTTGGCCAATATTGGGACAGATTCCAAAGTTTGCTTCAAGCATACCCAAATCACAAAATGGAGGAGAAGGAAATATACTCTGTTTACTACGGTGGACTCACTATAAACAGCAAGAACAATCTCAACCTCGCTGCTCAAGGGGACTTCTCGAAAACTGCATTTAGCTAAGCCAAGAATATactggagaggctgattgagggctaagcggtcgtacgaAACATCTCGAGGGCAATACAGAAGAGGAGCAGTGCACGCAGCTGAGGTGCGCAACgatgaaaagttggaggctcgatttgagcagataGAGAAGAAAGTGTTGGAAGCAATAGAAAAAACGAGACCGCCGCCACCACCTGCACCGAAGGAgacacagtatgtgccgcagccgccaccgccagaatagcatcattactattactgcaagtttccccctgaggtagagcaagtaaacgccgtaggccactggaacacaaatggaactggatccaggggaagcagagagatgctccgtggagggaccaccccaacatcagatggactgatcagaatcaaaacCAACAACAACAGGTACAGCCCTCTgacgggcagtccaactggccagctcgaatcttggatagaccaaacactggaggagATAGAATGCAAGGAGGTCAGGTAGGTTGGttaagtggacctcaagggaactggtcaagtggaggacagcctatctggtcaagccgacaacaggaaggagaatgGGGATACCAAcactgtaacatcccaaaatttttgtgactttaTTTTCAAATGGGTGTCGAATAaaaatttccttttatgaaattaattgtttctatgtgattaagttgattatatgaaataattgttatgagtgatgtggaatgaagtattGTCTAGTTGTTATATGCTCCAATGTGAGGAAATTAATTAAGTGAGATCATGCATTTTATTCTAGCCAATTTAATGGGATATTTTCGGCCTCTtcaaaattattggaattaataatctcttctttgatttaattaattgttttgggatttttatccaaattaaatccaaaccaaattatccctaatttatgctacatgaaattcgaactctagctattttttttgggagtttcgaaaaatcccctatttaatagggggatgaattattttgctttgatttaattgatgccttattgattcccttcttttatttcaaatccaattaaatcatgccacattttacttcctcactctaattgaattaatatttgaaatatttccttgtggcaattaaagccaaattttcgccccttccctatttgtggagaaattgtatttgtttcctactgttgtggaatccctttttattcaaataaatacctatgtctaattaattggggatgtgaaatATTGTCCTTCTATttttgtctccatcccacacgccccctatgccttattttttttccttgtgggaatttaattatttgttacctattttatgggagccttttctcataaaagaaattaccaaatttaaatcctcttctatttaattgaggattaaAAGATCGCAAGATTTATCGGGGGGAAAGTGTGTTGTCGTAAGAACTTGGATggttatgtgtttttgattgaaatcatgtgatgttggattggaatattggtgaatgatgtgatgTGCAAATATGTGAATGAGAAccttgtaagcatgattatgtgttttcgagcatgaaaaatcggtgtttgtttgatggaagatgaaaaccctatgtTCGAACTATGAATctgaaatctgtggtgcacgaccagtaaCTTATGATCTATAATtcacccatcaaacgaacgaattttgatatgaaattttgacTGAGTAAAATTCAAGGTGTTTCCTATGtttcgtgtgaatttcagccctttttatcgaaaaatgaatttttattaaatatttgaagttgactgcgcaaatctgccagaaactcgtgttctcgccaggaaggtttcgttttctgtttgactggccaaatgacctccgattgatgtgattcttgaactatatataaatttgaagtttcttctgagtcgtgttaaatttacAGACTTTTttggcattggatgaatttatggtgaatttttcaaatgaactgcgcagtgctatCAGAAAgtatatgttccgaccagagagtttaatatgtgatataaCTGACTAAATGATGTGATTTCAGTGCGAAATATtgtatggatgaacttgaatgtgtcttccgtgttgtgaccaaaatttagcttcatatgaggtcgggtgaatttatagtgatttttacaaaacggtcgcacagttctgccagttttctgccttgttaaaaatactcttattttcaagtttaaaagtattatatgatgcatgtatgtccaaggtaCGTGTtgaatgatgtgatcacgtgagataagttgaaatatattacggtgtgtctttccatctttgtgacgtatgttggggtTGGGTAATTGAGaaagacgatgagagagaaacgttaggacatgcatagtaatgtgtttttggtggaaggctgacttgtgttgtcatttacaagggtgattgtgtattcatGAACTCggggaacgagagttgccataagttgggttgtgaattgttaagcgaacgaggtgggctttcttttcaaacctctttatttttcagaaaatacTATGTgaagttataagggtggtttaacttgttatgtcatgccatgttgtttttgttatgagattgtgtgcatgatgcctagttcgtttgagtttactccgttaggctatatggctgtgttgtgaaacgaattcaggtctgagtagggccgctaACCCTaccaggctgtgtacactggtgggatcgtgagccgtccttgctagtcggccggtctcgtgggcgaatagtgtggccacactttcgtcgcactgtgattgtgattgatggattgatgtggaaaatggggagataaatttgtctggccagacttgaatttttgtgtttctcatgatatttcttactatataaaactcgagatcattggtatggatgacataacttattaaaatgttttcggcatgagcccattgagtacaacaagtactcagccctgcatattattttccttatgtgcaggttgagcgggatgttgcggtggatgttgagctggcttaagtatCTAGGAtgcattgtgtcttcatacataggcattatctttgactctccttaaaccttATTGTTTcgctgctataatttgaactatgtctcaaaaccttaaccttctctttaaattttgtgtttgaacatgtatggtggtgttaggttttaaactaGTATTTACGTTGTcctttgaaaatggtgtttttcgagatttaagttaaatgtttgttttaccttagttattaattgttttatttcataagTCAAATTTTTCCCGTTGctcttttaaaagtattttaccttaAGTCTTCTCAAAAAATTTttataaccttaaacttcttaaaactaggttgttttcctttcttaagttaattaagtcttcttttaaactgttatccatgcatgtcggtcacgatcgccgcagttgtggtacccctttgtatgggcggtcgtggcAGAGTGGTATCaaagctttgttctttcgctctggtccgagagttttcttttactttgagtctaagttagtgaacccttattgactagaagtgtcatgaaggctcaacatccacagcACCACGCTCAACCAATGAAAGCGAGGTACGTTTTATTTGTTGAAGGCATGTGAgatagatgcatgaaatggatgatgatatgatatgacgtttgacaagtttatgcatgtgaatgaatgatatgcataaggatgagttgtaatggaatgaatatatgagcatgattggcttGATAACTTAAGCATGTACTATGTGCGTAAATATGATGTTATAATAGCATGATTGCGTGGAATACGAGTATGATTGACGTGATAATTAAGACATGTATTGTATGTACAAAGGTGATATCGATATGGTATGAATACGTGTGAGCATGAACTTAGTGATGTTTCTAAATGTGTATTATGCGCGAAAATACTACAACGATAGCATGCAAAGATATGAAACGTTAAGACAACGACAAACTTTCAAACTACGCGACCAACTTAAGAACCTTTTCAAACAAACAATAATACAATTTGGTGATTTAAAAGAAACTTTCGTCTTTACGTAGATGGTACGAACGAAACGAACCGAGCTTAAGAGTAGTCATTATAGTGCCAGAATGCGACAAGCGATATACGATTACGACCActatgagagagaggaaggcaaAGCCTTGAGAGAGGTTGTCGCCCGTTTTGAAACCCTATGGCGAGACGTCTGCGGGTACCATGTATCGGCCTATGGAGGCATATGAAGGCTAATTGAGTTGATGCCCGACAACTGGGAGTCTTGGATGGAAACAACAGCCAGTCGGTTCACGTGGTACGAACTAAGAAACCAGATGATGGTCGGCGACATGAAAGGTTTCCTGAAGGCCCTAACGTgtgctttgattgactcacgttccgAGCGACCACCGTCGACAGAAGAAGGGAAAGATGAAACAGTATGGGAAGACAAAGACGTGATCGAGGTTAAACCCACGGCAAAAAGAGAAGCAGTACCACAAGAAGGGATGGTTCCGGGTTTTGAGGATGATTATGTGGAAGATAGCATGGATATCGAAGAAGCCCTCCGCATGGTTGACGAGTATGACGTAGAAGAGGACCCAGAGGAAGGAGAAGAcctggaagaggaagaggataaCGATGGATAGTTAGATGCCGTTTTGTTTTCTTAAGTTGTTATGAAGATGGCAGTAGTGCCTTTTTGTTTCCAAACGAGTACTATGTTTTTCCTTTCCACGTTATCTATGCAAGTTCCACTTTTCGCATAATTGTACGTACTTATTTTTTATCGCATTGTATCGCACGCGTGCATGAAAGTGGTGATGTTTTAATAACGATGTTCTCACAACGATGCTAACCTGTGATTTAGATCAACATGCCCCCaagacgtagacgtggtccGCATGTGGAGAACAACGTGGGGGAACAGACAGAGGGAGGTGTCGGGAatccgcctccaccaccacatctaccccaaccaaacgaAAGGGAGTACATCAAAGCCTTCCGGAAAGAGAACCCACCCAAATTTGATGGATTGGGAGAACCCCCAAAGGCGGAGGCATGTGTACGCGACCTTGAGCGTATCTTTGACTTTATGGGATGCACGGATAGGGAACGCCTGGCCTGCGTGACTTATCAACTGACAGGACCCGCTGATTTTTTGTGGGAAACCAAGAAAAGAACCATGGACCCCGCTCGCCGTGAGGCGCTTACTTGGGAAGAGTTTAAGGAAGAAGTTTACAACAAGTATGTTCCCATGAGTTATCGGCGGGCGAAGGTAGTGGAGTTTCACACCCTAAAACAAGGAAACATGACGGTCACGGAGTACGACCGCGCCCTATGTGAGATAACCCGTTATGCGCCAGAATTGGTAGAAACAGACGAGAAGATGGTTGCGAAGTTTTGTTCCGGCCTTAGACCCGAGATAAGGGTAGCTGTGGCCAGTCGAAGGGGAATTCCTTATTCTGAGGTGTTGGGTTGCGCTCTAGACGTGGAAGAAGCGCtgcccaagaatgagaggacAACAAATCCTACACCGTCCGCACCACCATCGAATTTtagagacaagaggaagtgggatgaaaaccgagctccttttgaCAACAAGGGGCGTTTTTCCACTTTTCGGCAACCGCAGAATCATGGGCGCCAAATTGTGCCACAACAGAGGGGAAACCCGCAGAGAGCACCCTACTGTAGTCGGTGCTCCAAGCATCATATTGGGTAGTGCCGAGTTGGAGGCGTTCGATGTTATGCCTTCGGCGGGAATgggcacatgtctcgagagtgcccaaATAACAACAAGGGTGGAGCGAAGAATGGGCAAGGACAGAGGCCACCCCAACAGCCACAACCAATCCGATAAGTGGCCCCACAGCAAGCGAGGGCATATGCGCTAAGGGGAAATCAAGGCCAGGAACCCCAAGCCATCAAGGGTTAggagaatttggcaggtatgggaaagctccaacaacttCCTATTATCGTGTTGTTTGATACGAgtgcttcgcattcttttatttcaatgtcatgtgtgaatgccttagaactcgTTACTGCTAAGCTTGAACTGAAATTGAATGTGTCTTCACCGGTTAGAGGATTGATTGATATTgtgagaacttgctcgaacatagagtttgtgttaggagaactaggagtagtggcccaacttttgcatgttatgcctttggagaatgtagacataatcttgggaatggattggcttaccaagaaccacgcaacgattcactataaagagagacagatttcttttcaagccccgggcgaagaACCGACTATCTTGAACGGGATCTCCATGaatcgacgaacctccataatctctgctttgcaagcaactacgatgataagaaaagggcgtccgacgtatcttgtgtacttaaatggagaggaaaagaaggagttgaaagtggaagacgtggcagtggtgcgagattttcccgatgtgtttcctgaagctttgccaggaccgccgcccgacagacaagtggagtt
This DNA window, taken from Salvia splendens isolate huo1 chromosome 18, SspV2, whole genome shotgun sequence, encodes the following:
- the LOC121776757 gene encoding uncharacterized protein LOC121776757 codes for the protein MPPRRRRGPHVENNVGEQTEGGVGNPPPPPHLPQPNEREYIKAFRKENPPKFDGLGEPPKAEACVRDLERIFDFMGCTDRERLACVTYQLTGPADFLWETKKRTMDPARREALTWEEFKEEVYNKYVPMSYRRAKVVEFHTLKQGNMTVTEYDRALCEITRYAPELVETDEKMVAKFCSGLRPEIRVAVASRRGIPYSEVLGCALDVEEALPKNERTTNPTPSAPPSNFRDKRKWDENRAPFDNKGRFSTFRQPQNHGRQIVPQQRGNPQRAPYCSRCSKHHIG